Proteins from a genomic interval of Sphingobacterium lactis:
- a CDS encoding polysaccharide deacetylase family protein, with amino-acid sequence MWKKTFAVGIAAVTALLSVSSCNSIVGNTAAQSTVDSLGNPIDNEEALVKKDTVRLMDLLDSLNKGKIQFPAMDSINKVDPKVAKRNMRDSIYRELNKKDKHIYLTFDDGPLIGSSAIDSITTAKNIKISAFLVGKHVNMSKRLKRDFDRYMNNPLVDCYNHSYTHAGNRFHAFYSNPDMATADFEKAEKDLGLKHKIIRMPGRNIWLFDDVRRIDLTSGQQTADMLGVNGYRIYGWDVEWKINGLSGKPVQSVDEMYRRIRNMLGNKSTLKPNNIVLLMHDDMFQNKKGQQLLSSLIDSLKQHKDYKFDFIADYPVKY; translated from the coding sequence ATGTGGAAGAAAACTTTTGCCGTTGGGATTGCTGCCGTTACTGCCTTATTATCAGTTAGTTCATGCAATTCTATCGTTGGGAATACTGCGGCACAATCGACTGTGGATTCATTGGGAAATCCTATCGATAATGAGGAAGCGCTTGTGAAGAAGGATACCGTACGGTTAATGGATTTGCTGGACTCCCTGAACAAGGGGAAAATCCAGTTTCCAGCCATGGATTCCATCAATAAAGTTGATCCAAAGGTAGCCAAGCGCAACATGCGCGATTCCATCTACCGCGAGTTGAACAAAAAAGATAAACACATCTATCTAACCTTTGACGATGGACCATTGATTGGTAGTTCGGCTATCGATTCCATTACCACGGCAAAAAATATCAAGATCAGTGCTTTTTTGGTTGGCAAGCATGTCAATATGAGCAAACGTTTGAAGCGTGACTTCGACCGTTACATGAACAATCCGTTGGTGGATTGCTATAACCACAGCTATACCCACGCCGGAAACCGGTTCCATGCTTTTTACAGCAATCCGGATATGGCAACTGCCGATTTTGAAAAGGCAGAAAAAGACCTTGGCCTGAAGCACAAGATCATCCGTATGCCAGGTCGTAACATTTGGTTGTTCGATGATGTGCGCCGTATCGACTTGACATCTGGGCAACAGACTGCGGATATGCTCGGGGTGAACGGTTACCGGATCTATGGTTGGGATGTGGAGTGGAAGATCAATGGCCTTTCCGGAAAACCGGTGCAGTCCGTGGATGAAATGTATCGCCGGATCCGCAATATGCTCGGCAACAAATCCACCTTGAAACCCAACAACATCGTCTTGTTGATGCACGATGATATGTTCCAGAACAAAAAGGGGCAGCAGTTATTGAGCAGCCTGATTGATAGCTTAAAGCAGCATAAAGACTATAAATTCGATTTTATCGCAGACTATCCTGTAAAATATTAG
- a CDS encoding NlpC/P60 family protein, protein MALAVCTLSSISVYQEPKIAAVRVYELLFGEGLLVLERAKEWVYIRVLETDIQGWVMEGQFEEVDAVPTYDFIVDDVGGFALGDEQATIALFHGSPMPENGVLTTKVNTYNFLNDPLKVNFGFEVERDRETLENFTATYLNKTVAHKGRTEHGLDSIGLCGLFYRHFGFELPKDLESMLTLGKAIDFISEIQDGDLAFFENEEGIVDHVGLVVSEDEVLHVREKVRIDHLDNEGLFNKDLNQVTHKLRIVKRIFD, encoded by the coding sequence ATGGCGTTAGCAGTATGTACACTTAGCTCGATTTCGGTCTATCAGGAGCCGAAAATAGCAGCAGTCCGGGTCTATGAATTACTCTTTGGGGAAGGCCTTCTCGTGTTGGAACGCGCCAAGGAATGGGTGTATATACGTGTGCTGGAAACGGATATTCAGGGCTGGGTGATGGAAGGTCAGTTTGAAGAGGTGGATGCAGTGCCAACTTATGACTTCATCGTGGATGACGTCGGTGGCTTTGCATTGGGCGATGAACAGGCGACGATCGCCTTATTCCATGGAAGTCCGATGCCCGAGAATGGTGTGCTGACGACAAAGGTCAACACCTACAATTTCCTGAACGACCCCTTAAAAGTAAATTTTGGTTTTGAGGTTGAACGTGATCGGGAAACATTGGAGAATTTTACAGCAACTTATCTGAATAAAACGGTTGCCCATAAAGGTCGGACCGAACACGGGTTGGACAGCATTGGCCTCTGCGGCTTGTTCTACCGCCATTTTGGCTTTGAATTGCCGAAAGATTTGGAGTCCATGCTGACTTTGGGGAAGGCCATTGACTTTATTTCGGAAATTCAGGATGGTGACCTGGCCTTCTTCGAGAACGAAGAGGGGATCGTGGACCATGTCGGATTAGTAGTGAGCGAGGATGAAGTGCTGCATGTCCGGGAAAAGGTGCGCATCGATCACTTGGATAATGAAGGCCTTTTCAATAAGGACCTCAATCAGGTGACACATAAGCTGCGCATCGTTAAACGAATCTTTGATTAG
- a CDS encoding ABC transporter ATP-binding protein, with product MTITQLFKKVLPFTKPYKNLIFYTLVLTVVGSFAAQVNAFILKYTVDTISELLVNKTPLRQGLYLLGVISAILLGKEILYSIVQFGQKYYGEKLRIMIARDFSQAIVDRILTYRMAFYTSGVNESGKLQTRIDAGISSLTRLVQNFFIDILPLFANAIVALVCMFLANFYVGLVGLFIIPIYFYVSQLQAKRLSGFRRNMRNYRENKNNQLINLIDSITVIKSFVREETEAERHKEIQYEMTENQMATRKTSFIFESIKGFIEQIGIVIVIILTAYFVLNEQMTIGAIMFHIMLFNNVSAPIRQLHRIYDEVNDALIYSESFFGILEDEGQKEPSGSYRPDRIKGHIEIRNVDFSYPNGHQALTDVNMRICPNQNTALVGLSGAGKSTIINLLDKFYEPTSGQILLDGVDLREYDTEFLRENVGLVLQRNHIFKGSIADNILYGRPGANMDDVIDAAKKASIHDQVLELPNGYDSEAHLLSGGQQQRIAIARMFLKNPPIIFLDEPTANLDAIATEQIKNSLDAIKVGRTVIIVSHSISQIIDAEHIIVMEKGRVVEDGTHEELFDMHGTYYKIFSAMANSLNIHKITESMRED from the coding sequence ATGACCATTACCCAGTTATTCAAGAAAGTTCTTCCTTTTACCAAACCGTATAAGAATTTAATATTCTATACCCTTGTGCTGACCGTTGTGGGTTCGTTTGCGGCCCAAGTCAATGCGTTTATCCTGAAATATACCGTCGATACCATCAGCGAGTTGTTGGTGAATAAAACCCCACTTCGGCAGGGCCTTTACCTGCTGGGCGTTATTTCCGCGATCCTCTTAGGGAAGGAAATTCTCTACTCCATCGTGCAGTTTGGGCAGAAATATTACGGTGAGAAATTGCGGATCATGATTGCGCGGGATTTCTCCCAAGCGATTGTCGATCGCATTTTGACCTACCGCATGGCCTTCTATACCTCCGGGGTCAATGAATCCGGTAAATTGCAAACTCGTATCGACGCCGGCATCAGCTCCCTGACGCGTTTGGTGCAGAATTTCTTTATCGATATCCTGCCGTTGTTTGCCAATGCCATTGTCGCCCTGGTCTGTATGTTCCTAGCGAATTTCTATGTCGGTCTGGTCGGGCTTTTTATCATCCCCATTTATTTCTATGTCTCCCAACTGCAGGCCAAGCGGCTATCCGGTTTCCGGAGGAACATGCGGAATTACCGGGAGAACAAGAATAACCAACTGATCAACCTCATCGATTCCATTACGGTCATCAAGTCCTTCGTAAGAGAGGAAACAGAGGCAGAACGCCATAAGGAAATCCAATATGAGATGACCGAAAACCAGATGGCAACGCGCAAGACTTCCTTTATTTTCGAGAGCATTAAAGGTTTTATCGAGCAGATCGGCATAGTCATCGTTATTATCCTCACCGCCTATTTTGTACTGAACGAGCAGATGACCATTGGTGCCATTATGTTCCATATCATGTTGTTCAACAACGTATCGGCACCAATCCGTCAATTGCACCGCATTTATGATGAGGTCAACGATGCCTTGATCTATTCCGAGAGCTTCTTTGGCATTTTGGAAGATGAAGGGCAAAAGGAACCATCCGGTTCGTATAGGCCCGATCGGATCAAAGGACATATTGAAATCCGTAATGTTGATTTTTCTTATCCGAATGGCCACCAGGCCTTAACGGATGTCAATATGCGGATTTGCCCGAACCAGAATACGGCGCTGGTCGGTCTTTCCGGTGCAGGAAAAAGTACCATTATCAACCTGCTGGATAAATTCTATGAACCTACTTCCGGACAGATCCTGTTGGATGGTGTTGACCTTCGTGAGTATGATACCGAATTCCTGAGGGAGAATGTCGGACTGGTATTGCAGCGAAACCATATTTTCAAGGGCTCAATTGCCGACAATATTCTGTACGGTCGCCCTGGTGCCAATATGGACGATGTGATCGATGCCGCCAAGAAGGCTTCTATTCACGACCAGGTACTGGAGTTGCCAAATGGCTATGATTCGGAGGCACACCTGTTGTCGGGTGGGCAACAGCAACGTATTGCGATTGCGCGTATGTTCCTGAAGAATCCACCGATCATCTTCTTGGATGAGCCTACTGCCAACCTGGATGCCATTGCCACCGAACAGATCAAGAACAGTTTGGATGCGATCAAGGTGGGCCGGACAGTCATCATTGTCTCGCATAGCATTTCGCAGATCATTGATGCCGAACATATCATCGTCATGGAAAAGGGGAGGGTTGTGGAAGATGGTACCCATGAGGAACTGTTCGATATGCACGGTACCTACTATAAAATCTTCAGTGCGATGGCTAATAGTCTCAATATTCATAAAATTACCGAGTCCATGCGCGAAGATTAG
- a CDS encoding DUF4126 domain-containing protein has product MYHYFFLDKHTATYRHEIGIILDQPRLLQINSTMTEILPYILSLFVGIGLAAATGFRVFLPIFFLSFGTYMGWIPLDSSYAWIGGLPAVIATGIATVIEILAYYIPFVDNILDSITVPLATVAGSILFASQFTEMNDWAQWPLAIIAGGGTAATISSVLAGTRAASSGTTAGLGNPIISTVETVGSTIMSVFAIFLPILAGILVIIILFLAIKYGKRIFQKFKGRRTQEQL; this is encoded by the coding sequence ATGTATCACTATTTTTTTCTCGATAAACATACAGCTACATACCGTCATGAAATCGGCATAATTCTTGACCAACCAAGGCTATTACAGATCAATAGCACCATGACCGAAATATTACCGTATATACTTTCGCTATTTGTAGGCATTGGCTTAGCCGCAGCTACAGGCTTCCGCGTCTTTCTACCCATTTTCTTTCTGAGTTTCGGGACGTATATGGGTTGGATTCCATTGGACTCCAGTTACGCATGGATTGGTGGATTGCCGGCAGTGATCGCGACGGGCATAGCGACGGTGATCGAGATCCTCGCCTATTATATTCCTTTCGTAGATAATATCCTGGACAGCATTACCGTGCCGTTGGCAACTGTTGCGGGGTCAATTTTGTTTGCTTCCCAGTTTACGGAAATGAACGATTGGGCGCAATGGCCTTTGGCGATCATCGCTGGTGGTGGAACGGCAGCCACCATTAGTTCCGTCCTTGCCGGAACCCGTGCAGCCTCCTCAGGAACAACGGCAGGCCTGGGAAATCCCATCATATCCACCGTAGAAACCGTAGGATCCACGATCATGAGTGTGTTCGCGATATTCCTGCCGATACTAGCCGGCATATTGGTCATCATTATCCTTTTTCTCGCCATTAAATATGGCAAACGCATTTTCCAGAAATTTAAAGGTAGGCGCACGCAGGAGCAACTTTAG
- a CDS encoding 1-acyl-sn-glycerol-3-phosphate acyltransferase has translation MFYPVLKFVVKFGLRWYVSEWRLQNLQQANANVPALIIANHPNSFFDALVIAVHQESEIHFLTRGDIFEKPLANWTLRTFFMLPIYKKSDDEESEIKNAFVYDECVSHLKQGTKILIFPEGVSRNHLGINTFMPQGTNALIQRAVKMDIPIQVQPYLLRYSSFDHIPKAVSLQALEPIDSTDFLQDGQVMSTDVLFKAKRAMENELIQEPLESNPDLRKEKEWMRLPAKLGYYTHNWLYQLVKKKVREKTDGTIFFDSLLFGVLLFGYPLLIFILSLILGNIFGFWWGMLFFVLLPFLSYCWVQYEPIRVMSDEMEDRTNRLNG, from the coding sequence ATGTTTTACCCAGTCCTAAAATTCGTTGTTAAGTTCGGCTTGCGGTGGTATGTGTCCGAATGGCGTTTGCAGAACCTGCAACAGGCCAACGCCAATGTTCCGGCCTTGATTATTGCCAATCATCCAAATTCATTTTTTGATGCCCTGGTGATAGCCGTCCATCAAGAATCGGAGATTCATTTTCTGACCCGCGGTGATATCTTTGAAAAGCCCCTGGCCAATTGGACACTGCGGACCTTCTTTATGTTGCCGATCTACAAGAAATCCGACGATGAGGAATCTGAGATCAAGAATGCCTTTGTTTATGATGAATGTGTTAGCCATTTGAAACAGGGTACCAAGATCCTGATCTTCCCGGAAGGCGTTTCTCGAAATCACTTGGGTATAAACACCTTTATGCCGCAGGGGACCAATGCGCTGATTCAGCGTGCAGTGAAGATGGATATTCCCATTCAGGTCCAACCTTATCTATTGCGGTATAGCTCCTTCGACCATATTCCGAAAGCAGTTTCCTTACAGGCATTGGAACCGATCGATTCTACGGACTTTCTACAGGATGGGCAGGTGATGAGTACCGATGTGCTGTTCAAAGCGAAAAGGGCCATGGAAAACGAGTTGATCCAAGAACCTCTGGAGTCCAATCCTGATTTACGAAAGGAAAAGGAATGGATGCGCTTGCCTGCCAAGTTGGGCTATTATACGCACAATTGGCTCTACCAGCTGGTGAAGAAAAAGGTTCGGGAAAAGACCGACGGCACCATATTCTTTGACTCCCTCTTGTTTGGGGTGCTGTTGTTCGGATATCCGTTGCTGATCTTCATACTCAGCCTTATTTTGGGTAATATATTCGGTTTCTGGTGGGGGATGCTCTTTTTTGTCCTGCTACCCTTTCTATCGTATTGCTGGGTTCAATATGAACCTATCCGCGTGATGTCGGATGAGATGGAAGACCGAACAAATAGGCTGAATGGCTAA
- a CDS encoding RsmB/NOP family class I SAM-dependent RNA methyltransferase, producing MFKEPFARFLTQFYKNNKQMGSSDRRMNTRYCYNYFRLGGAFSDLSATERLAIAEFLCETESAVVEAFRPEWTTMLEHPVEEKVAIVEELDPDFLQRVFPWTAQLSEAIDTRAFLISHFVQPDLFIRLRRGKEKQVMDALTKADVAFTVLGPQTLALPNGSKLQQVRGIDGLYEVQDLSSQQSLNLATIRAKQSWWDCCAASGGKSLLLLDQEPDIKLMVSDIRMSILRNLDERFAAAGVRTCYRKKIVDLSDSVQHIMEKESFDAILLDAPCSGSGTWGRSPDMLSKFTTAEIDRFADLQKNIVRNAVPYLKDNGQLLYITCSVFAAENEEVVAFIEKELGLTLQAKENILGYGNKADSMFAAVFRKA from the coding sequence TTGTTTAAGGAACCTTTTGCGAGGTTCCTTACGCAGTTTTATAAGAACAACAAACAGATGGGTTCTTCCGATCGCCGGATGAATACCCGCTACTGCTACAACTATTTCCGTTTGGGAGGTGCTTTCAGCGATCTCTCGGCAACGGAACGCCTGGCGATAGCGGAATTCCTGTGCGAGACGGAAAGTGCCGTGGTGGAGGCTTTCCGCCCGGAATGGACAACTATGCTGGAGCATCCTGTCGAGGAGAAGGTCGCCATCGTGGAAGAGCTGGATCCTGACTTTTTGCAACGGGTATTCCCGTGGACAGCCCAGCTGTCTGAGGCCATAGATACGCGTGCGTTTCTGATTTCGCATTTCGTACAGCCCGATTTGTTTATCCGCCTCCGCCGTGGGAAGGAAAAGCAGGTTATGGATGCGCTGACGAAAGCAGATGTTGCCTTTACAGTTTTGGGCCCGCAGACCTTAGCCCTTCCAAATGGAAGCAAGCTTCAGCAGGTCCGTGGTATCGATGGCCTGTATGAAGTACAGGACCTTTCCTCACAACAAAGTTTGAATTTGGCTACGATCCGTGCAAAACAATCCTGGTGGGATTGCTGTGCCGCATCGGGTGGTAAATCACTGTTGCTGCTGGATCAGGAACCTGATATCAAACTGATGGTATCGGATATACGCATGAGTATCCTGCGCAACCTGGATGAACGCTTTGCTGCTGCCGGTGTTCGTACCTGTTACCGAAAGAAAATAGTAGACCTAAGCGATTCTGTTCAGCACATCATGGAAAAGGAATCTTTTGATGCCATTCTGCTGGATGCGCCTTGTTCAGGGTCAGGAACGTGGGGGAGAAGCCCCGATATGCTCAGCAAGTTTACGACAGCGGAGATCGATCGCTTTGCTGATCTGCAAAAGAATATTGTCCGCAATGCGGTGCCTTACCTGAAAGATAATGGGCAATTGCTGTATATCACCTGTTCTGTATTTGCTGCCGAGAATGAAGAAGTGGTGGCATTTATTGAGAAGGAGTTGGGCCTCACGCTACAGGCCAAGGAAAATATCCTGGGTTATGGCAACAAGGCCGACTCGATGTTTGCGGCGGTATTCCGGAAAGCTTAG
- a CDS encoding universal stress protein: protein MASRRFSRILLAVDETPCSERAINYAKEIVADLQPALALVTVVPPTSPTSYGVDPLLGQQPIIVPEVTEIQQQASQDFLNRLAHEFTGATETFTFNRVGDIRDEILQVAKEWTAELIIVGTNGRTGFDHFLSGSVSESLIRKANCPVLVIPLNCD, encoded by the coding sequence ATGGCATCAAGAAGATTCTCTAGAATATTATTAGCGGTTGATGAAACCCCCTGTTCGGAACGGGCCATCAATTATGCAAAAGAAATAGTGGCCGACCTGCAACCTGCCTTGGCGCTGGTAACCGTCGTACCACCCACCTCACCGACTTCCTACGGCGTTGACCCTTTATTGGGGCAGCAGCCGATTATCGTACCGGAGGTCACGGAAATACAGCAACAGGCGTCACAGGATTTCCTGAACCGACTGGCACATGAATTTACCGGAGCAACGGAAACTTTTACGTTCAACCGCGTCGGTGACATCCGCGACGAAATCCTACAGGTAGCCAAAGAGTGGACCGCAGAATTGATCATTGTGGGGACAAATGGACGTACGGGCTTCGATCATTTCCTTTCCGGCAGTGTTTCCGAGTCGTTGATCCGCAAGGCAAACTGCCCAGTTTTGGTGATTCCGTTGAATTGCGACTAA
- the guaA gene encoding glutamine-hydrolyzing GMP synthase, with protein MSEKIIILDFGSQYTQLIARRVRELNVYCEIHPFNNLPEFDESVKGVIFSGSPYSVRQEDAPQIDFQSIQAKFPLLGVCYGAQYIAQHSGGEVLPSEIREYGRANLQFVDQENDLLKGIPTQSQVWMSHGDTIKEVPANFKIVASTDKVRVAAYQVEGTRTYGIQFHPEVTHSTDGQVLLKNFVIDICGCSQDWTADAFVETTVQELKEQLGDDHVIMALSGGVDSTVAAVLLHHAIGDKLHCFFVDHGLLRKDEYEQVLASYKDMGLNIKGVNAKELFYSRLAGVSEPEQKRKIIGASFIDVFDEAAKSIQNELPEGVEAKWLGQGTIYPDIIESISVKGPSATIKSHHNVGGLPDYMKLKVIEPLKTLFKDEVRRVGKSLEVDPAILGRHPFPGPGLAIRVLGDITEEKVRILQEADDIYIRNLKESGWYDKVWQAGTIFLPVQSVGVMGDERTYEHVVALRAVGSLDGMTADWIHLPYDLLAKISNEIINHVKGINRVVYDISSKPPATIEWE; from the coding sequence ATGTCAGAAAAAATTATCATTCTCGATTTCGGATCGCAATATACCCAGCTCATCGCGCGTCGCGTTAGGGAACTTAATGTCTACTGTGAGATTCACCCGTTCAACAATCTTCCAGAATTTGACGAATCGGTAAAAGGAGTTATCTTTTCCGGTAGTCCATACTCTGTACGTCAGGAAGATGCGCCGCAGATTGACTTCCAGTCCATTCAGGCTAAATTTCCGTTGTTAGGTGTTTGTTATGGTGCGCAATATATCGCGCAGCATTCCGGTGGTGAAGTTTTGCCGTCGGAAATCCGTGAATACGGTCGTGCGAACCTTCAGTTCGTGGATCAGGAGAATGATTTATTAAAAGGCATTCCGACGCAATCGCAAGTATGGATGTCGCATGGCGATACGATTAAGGAAGTTCCAGCAAACTTCAAGATCGTTGCCAGCACGGATAAAGTACGTGTGGCGGCTTACCAGGTCGAAGGAACCCGTACTTACGGTATCCAATTTCACCCGGAAGTTACACACAGTACCGATGGACAGGTATTGTTGAAGAACTTCGTGATCGATATCTGTGGCTGTTCACAGGATTGGACCGCAGATGCATTTGTCGAAACTACCGTTCAGGAATTAAAGGAGCAGTTGGGCGATGATCATGTGATCATGGCGCTTTCCGGCGGTGTGGATTCCACTGTGGCTGCCGTATTGTTGCACCACGCCATTGGCGACAAATTGCACTGTTTCTTCGTAGACCACGGTCTATTGCGGAAGGATGAATACGAACAGGTATTGGCATCCTACAAGGATATGGGCTTGAACATCAAAGGCGTGAACGCGAAAGAATTGTTCTATTCGCGCTTAGCAGGAGTTTCCGAGCCGGAACAAAAGAGAAAAATTATCGGTGCATCCTTTATCGACGTGTTTGATGAAGCTGCCAAAAGTATACAGAATGAATTGCCTGAGGGTGTAGAAGCGAAATGGTTGGGTCAGGGTACCATCTATCCCGACATCATCGAATCCATTTCCGTCAAAGGACCTTCGGCAACCATCAAGTCACACCACAATGTGGGTGGTCTGCCTGATTACATGAAATTGAAGGTGATCGAGCCGTTGAAAACTTTATTTAAGGATGAGGTAAGACGCGTTGGAAAGTCCCTGGAGGTTGATCCAGCGATCTTGGGAAGACATCCTTTCCCAGGTCCCGGCTTAGCAATTCGTGTTCTTGGTGATATTACGGAGGAAAAGGTACGGATTTTGCAGGAAGCAGATGACATCTATATCCGTAACCTAAAAGAATCGGGTTGGTATGATAAAGTATGGCAAGCAGGAACGATCTTTTTGCCGGTACAATCTGTTGGGGTCATGGGCGATGAACGCACCTATGAACATGTTGTTGCCCTGCGTGCAGTAGGCTCCCTGGATGGAATGACCGCCGATTGGATTCACTTGCCGTATGATTTATTAGCGAAAATTTCAAATGAGATAATCAATCATGTTAAAGGAATCAACAGAGTCGTGTATGATATCAGTTCAAAACCACCAGCAACCATTGAGTGGGAATAA
- the ychF gene encoding redox-regulated ATPase YchF: protein MALQCGIVGLPNVGKSTLFNCLSNAKAQAANFPFCTIEPNVGVITVPDHRLNKLAELVNPQRIVPNTIEIVDIAGLVKGASKGEGLGNQFLGNIRTTNAIIHVLRCFDDGNVIHVDGSVDPIRDKEIIDTELQLKDLDTVVKRIQKVEKMAKTGGDKDAKKTYEILSVVKEHLEAGKSARTAPISVEDFEFIDDLTLLTVKPVLYVCNVDEGSVNTGNAYVDRVKEAVKDENAEVLVISAQIESEIAQLEDYEERKMFLEDLGLEESGVHKLIRAAYSLLDLATYFTAGVQEVRAWTIEKGYTAPQAAGVIHTDFEKGFIRAEVIKYNDFVQYGSEAAVKEAGKLSVEGKTYIVEDGDIMHFRFNV, encoded by the coding sequence ATGGCATTACAATGTGGTATCGTAGGCCTACCGAACGTAGGTAAATCAACCTTATTTAACTGTTTATCAAACGCTAAAGCGCAAGCAGCAAACTTCCCATTCTGTACAATCGAACCGAATGTGGGGGTTATTACCGTGCCGGATCACCGCTTGAATAAGCTGGCCGAATTGGTCAATCCACAGCGGATCGTTCCGAATACCATCGAGATCGTTGATATCGCGGGCTTGGTAAAAGGTGCTTCCAAAGGCGAAGGTCTTGGTAACCAGTTCTTGGGGAATATCAGAACCACCAATGCGATTATCCATGTATTGCGTTGTTTTGACGATGGAAACGTGATCCACGTTGATGGTTCGGTCGATCCGATCCGTGATAAAGAGATCATCGATACGGAATTGCAGCTTAAGGATTTGGATACGGTTGTAAAACGCATCCAGAAGGTGGAAAAAATGGCAAAGACCGGCGGTGATAAGGATGCGAAGAAAACCTACGAAATTCTTTCTGTTGTGAAGGAACATCTGGAAGCCGGTAAATCCGCGCGTACTGCTCCGATTTCCGTTGAGGATTTTGAATTCATCGATGACCTTACCCTCCTGACGGTGAAACCTGTGCTTTACGTTTGTAATGTGGATGAAGGCTCCGTGAATACGGGTAATGCCTACGTTGATCGCGTAAAAGAAGCCGTAAAGGACGAGAATGCTGAGGTATTGGTTATATCCGCGCAGATCGAATCGGAGATTGCTCAATTGGAGGATTACGAAGAGCGCAAGATGTTCTTGGAAGATTTGGGTCTTGAAGAATCCGGCGTTCATAAATTGATCCGCGCAGCATACTCTCTACTTGATTTGGCGACTTACTTTACCGCAGGTGTACAGGAAGTTCGCGCTTGGACAATAGAAAAAGGATATACAGCACCTCAGGCTGCAGGTGTCATCCACACCGACTTCGAAAAAGGATTTATTCGTGCCGAGGTGATCAAATACAACGACTTCGTACAGTACGGTTCCGAAGCTGCCGTGAAAGAAGCCGGAAAATTATCCGTAGAAGGAAAGACCTATATCGTGGAGGATGGTGATATTATGCACTTCCGTTTCAATGTTTAA
- a CDS encoding ABC transporter substrate-binding protein, translating to MISVQNHQQPLSGNKVRNNIIRGTFSALCLGAILAVSSCSPKTTGGVLRNPDVYGGKIRPETGKTTPEEGKKETGKNNENVKAADQSTNIALLLPFQLNLVSGNNVVEADVKRSALALDFYQGFQIGVNEATKKAGAYTVKVLDSEDSEMKNLSLAASKDVETASLIVGPIYPKEIRSFSKGNKNKKVLQVNPLAATMPTEFNIGNLVSITPPIRIHMRAIAKEVVDNYREGDVIVVFDAKDNDHRQFIGGFDEEVKKLNPNAKIVHAATIWSLGQALPDLNTALVVCGTTEKTQLRALVAGLDEKVGEGYAVRLFGHPNWSKVNFGSYDNFYRMDPTITSESHLKAWSSDVQNFQRTYKNAYKVDPTDFSYKGYDAGKYFVSLLNKYGENYAEKVTEERYSGLFSDYQFNYNPQWGYVNQAVALKTYRNGSFQ from the coding sequence ATGATATCAGTTCAAAACCACCAGCAACCATTGAGTGGGAATAAAGTAAGAAATAACATTATCAGGGGAACTTTTTCAGCCCTTTGTTTAGGGGCCATCCTTGCGGTAAGCTCATGTTCACCTAAAACAACAGGTGGTGTGCTTCGGAACCCGGATGTTTACGGCGGCAAGATCCGCCCGGAAACTGGGAAGACAACACCGGAGGAAGGGAAAAAGGAAACCGGAAAGAATAACGAAAATGTAAAAGCAGCGGATCAATCAACGAATATCGCGTTGCTTTTACCTTTTCAGCTGAACTTGGTTTCAGGGAACAATGTCGTGGAAGCCGATGTGAAGCGCTCCGCGCTGGCATTGGATTTCTACCAAGGGTTCCAGATCGGCGTAAATGAAGCGACCAAGAAAGCCGGTGCCTACACGGTAAAGGTGTTGGATTCCGAAGACAGCGAAATGAAGAACCTTTCCTTGGCAGCGTCCAAGGATGTGGAAACGGCCAGCCTGATCGTCGGCCCAATCTATCCCAAGGAAATCAGATCCTTTTCCAAAGGAAATAAGAACAAGAAAGTTTTACAGGTGAATCCATTGGCTGCAACCATGCCGACGGAATTCAATATCGGAAACCTCGTTTCCATTACGCCACCGATCCGCATTCACATGCGTGCCATCGCCAAGGAAGTTGTGGACAATTACCGCGAAGGGGATGTGATCGTGGTATTCGATGCCAAGGATAATGACCACCGTCAATTTATCGGAGGCTTTGATGAGGAAGTGAAGAAATTAAATCCAAATGCCAAGATCGTCCATGCGGCGACTATCTGGTCCCTGGGCCAGGCCTTGCCGGATTTGAACACGGCGTTGGTGGTATGCGGTACGACCGAAAAGACCCAATTGCGTGCATTGGTTGCCGGATTGGATGAAAAGGTAGGTGAGGGGTATGCAGTCCGTTTATTTGGCCATCCGAACTGGAGCAAAGTGAACTTTGGCAGCTACGATAATTTCTACCGTATGGATCCGACCATCACTTCCGAAAGCCACCTGAAAGCTTGGAGCTCGGACGTGCAGAACTTCCAGAGAACCTATAAGAATGCCTATAAGGTCGATCCGACAGATTTCTCCTACAAGGGATATGATGCCGGTAAATATTTCGTGAGCCTATTGAATAAATATGGCGAGAACTATGCGGAGAAAGTAACGGAAGAGCGTTACTCCGGTTTGTTCAGCGATTACCAATTTAATTACAACCCACAATGGGGTTATGTGAACCAGGCGGTAGCTTTGAAGACGTACCGTAACGGTTCATTCCAATAA